A single genomic interval of Cucumis sativus cultivar 9930 chromosome 5, Cucumber_9930_V3, whole genome shotgun sequence harbors:
- the LOC101206249 gene encoding L-lactate dehydrogenase B — protein MYKTYIEDINFVLHQSIKSMQKNEEKFSSSSSFPTRSPYKIRQVICNKKFHRRSQSPKPFFAMQKSPSTSSLGPGGLDLSQAFFKPIRDASPLSTSNCNTKISVIGTGNVGMAIAQTILTQDLVDELVLVDAKPDKLRGEMLDLQHAAAFLPRTKISASTDYSITARSDLCIVTAGARQIAGESRLNLLQRNVTLFQKIVPLLVQFSPETILLIVSNPVDVLTYVAWKLSGFSSNRVIGSGTNLDSSRFRFLIADHLDVNAQDVQAFIVGEHGDSSVALWSSISVGGVPILSFLKNQQIAYEKETLEKIHKEVIGGAYEVINLKGYTSWAIGYSVASLARSILRDQRRIHPVSVIAKGFYGIEGGDLFLSLPAQLGRGGVLGITNVHLTTEESKRLRDSANTILHVQAELGI, from the exons AGGATATCAACTTTGTATTACACCAATCCATCAAATCCATgcaaaaaaatgaagaaaaattttcttcttcttcatcctttCCAACGCGTTCCCCTTACAAAATCCGCCAAGTTATCTGCAACAAAAAATTCCACCGCCGATCACAATCTCCAAAACCCTTTTTTGCAATGCAGAAAAGTCCCTCAACCTCTTCCTTAGGTCCCGGCGGCCTCGACCTTTCTCAAGCCTTCTTCAAACCAATCCGCGACGCCTCTCCTCTATCCACCTCAAATTGCAACACCAAAATCTCTGTCATCGGCACTGGAAACGTCGGTATGGCCATCGCTCAAACCATCCTCACTCAAGATCTGGTCGATGAACTCGTCCTCGTCGACGCCAAGCCCGACAAACTCCGTGGCGAAATGCTAGATCTCCAACACGCTGCTGCTTTTCTCCCTCGTACAAAAATCAGCGCCTCCACTGATTACTCCATTACTGCTAGATCTGATCTGTGTATTGTTACTGCTGGTGCTCGGCAGATCGCCGGTGAATCTAGGTTGAACCTATTGCAGAGGAATGTTACTCTGTTTCAGAAGATCGTTCCGCTGTTGGTTCAGTTCTCTCCTGAGACGATTCTTTTGATTGTTTCGAATCCGGTGGATGTTTTGACTTATGTTGCTTGGAAACTCTCTGGTTTTTCGTCGAATCGTGTGATTGGATCGGGAACGAATCTGGATTCATCTAGGTTTCGGTTTCTTATTGCGGATCATCTCGACGTTAACGCTCAGGATGTTCAG GCATTCATAGTTGGAGAGCATGGCGACAGCTCGGTGGCACTATGGTCGAGCATAAGTGTGGGTGGGGTGCCGATCCTAAGCTTTCTAAAGAATCAACAAATCGCCTACGAGAAAGAAACATTAGAGAAAATTCACAAAGAGGTCATAGGTGGGGCTTACGAAGTCATAAACCTTAAGGGCTACACATCATGGGCGATCGGGTACTCTGTCGCAAGTTTAGCTCGGTCGATCCTTCGAGACCAAAGGAGGATCCATCCTGTCTCTGTTATTGCAAAAGGGTTTTACGGTATCGAGGGTGGTGACTTGTTCCTTAGCCTGCCTGCACAACTTGGGAGGGGTGGAGTATTGGGGATCACCAATGTGCATCTAACAACAGAGGAGTCGAAACGGTTGAGGGACTCCGCGAACACCATCTTGCATGTGCAAGCTGAACTGGGGATCTGA